GCTTCTCACCTCGAGCCAGGGCCGGCACGTAGACCGCGAGCGCGATCAGCACGAACAGCAGCAGCGGCACACCACCCAGGAGCAGGAGGGCGTGCAGCACCGAGACGGGCTCCGGGTCGGACCAGCCCTCGGGTACGTCGGCGAGGGCGGGCCGTGCGGTGAGCACCACCGCGGCGAGGCCGCCGGCGATCACGGAGGCGCGGCGGGCGAGCCTGCGGGTGGACGAGGTCTGCGTGGTCACGGGGTGAGGATATCGGCTCCCGGCACAGGTCCCGCAGGCACCGGGTCAACTCGGTCATCTGCCCAGCCGGTCGCCATACTGGGCGCCATGTCTGCTCTTCCCCCGACCCTCTCTTTGCTGCCCACCAGCGACTGCACGAGCGGTGAGATCGTCTGCGGCTGGGTGCGTGATGCCACCGACAGCGAGCAGGCGGCCGAGGTGGCCGACGTACTCATCGGGGCACCCCTGGCCATCGTCGGGCTGATCCTGCTCGGCGTCGTCCTTCGCTGGTTCCTGCACCGGCTCGTCGACCGGGTCGTGCGCCACGCCGAGGAGGGGATGGTGCCCGACCGGCTCTCGAGGGTCGTCGGCGCCCGCGCGAAGCTCGGCCGCAGCGCCGAGCCGCCGCACGACGTCGCCACCTCCACGCGGCGGGTGCAACGCGCGAAGACCATGGGCAGCCTGCTGAACAGCATCATCAGCGGCATCGTGGTCGCGGTGTTCGGCACGATGGTGCTCAGCGAGATGAACGTCGACATCGCGCCGATCATCGCCAGCGCCGGCATCATCGGTGTCGCGTTCGGCTTCGGCGCGCAGAGCCTGGTGAAGGACTTCCTTTCGGGCATCTTCATGATCGTCGAGGACCAGTACGGCGTCGGCGACGTCGTCGACCTCGGTGAGGCGAACGGCACCGTCGAGGCGGTGAGCCTGCGGGTGACCCGGCTGCGCGACGTCAACGGCACGGTCTGGTACGTCCGCAACGGTGAGATCGTCCGGGTCGGCAACATGAGCCAGAACTGGGCGCGCACGGTGCTCGACGTCGCGGTCGGCTACGGCGAGGACCTCTCCCAGGTGCGTCGGGTGCTCAAGGACATCGCCCACGATCTGTGGGTCGACGAGGAGTTCAAGGGGCAGATCATCGAGGAGCCCGAGATCTGGGGCGTGGAGTCGATGACGGCCGACTCCGTCAACGTGCGGGTCACGCTCAAGACCGCGCCGATGGAGCAGTGGGCCGTGGCTCGCGAGATGCGCGAGCGGATCAAGGCCCGCTTCGACCACGAGGGCATCGAGATGCCGCACCGGCTGGTGTCGCGCCTCGACATGCCGCTGACGCCCGTCGCCGCCGAGCCCGCACCGCCCGTCGACCCCGCGCCCGGGGAGAGGCAGTGACCGGGCGCCGGGCACAATGGGTCGCATCATGTCCTCCCCTGACACCGAGCTGAGCTTCTACGACGAGATCGGCGGCGAAGCCACCTTCCGCACGATCGTCGACACCTTCTATGCCGGGGTGGCCGAGGACGACGTGCTCCGGCCGCTCTATCCCGAGCAGGACCTGGGCCCGGCCACGGAGCGGTTCACGCTCTTCCTCATCCAGTACTGGGGCGGCCCGACCACCTACTCCGAGGCGCGCGGGCACCCGCGGCTGCGGATGCGGCACGCGCCGTTCGCGGTGACGCCGCTGGCCAAGGACCGCTGGCTGCTGCACTTCCGCGCCGGACTCGACGCCGCCAAGCTGACGCCCGCGCAGGACGAGCAGTTCTGGGACTACGTCACCCACGCGGCGCAGTTCATGGTCAACTCGCTCGAGTGAGCCTCGCGCGGTACTCCGCCGACGGCTCCGTCGAGCGCTGCGTCTGAGCGTCGAAGACCACCACCACGACGCGCGCCCGGGACAGCAGGGTGTCGCCGTCGCGGATCTCGGACTCGATGGTGAACGACTTGTTGCCGACGTGCGAGACGTGCGCCCAGACGTCGTACGGCTCCTCGCGGAAGAGGATCGGCACCCGGTAGTCGACGTCGGTCTGTGCGACGACGACGCCGAGCGTCTCGTGCTCGTGGCCGAGGCCCGGGGTGAGGCCGGAGAGCATCTGGATGCGGGACTCCTGGAAGTACTCGAAGTACTTCACGTTGTTGACGTGCCCGTAGACGTCGACGTCGGAGAAGCGCACGTACAAGGGAAAGTGCGCCCGGGTGTCCTCGGGCGGCGGGTCCAGCTTCACGCGCGGGCGCTTCTCGGTGGGCTCGAGGAAACGCGTGAGGATCTCGCGTTCGGTCTCGCTGATGCGGCGGGGGCGCCCGGTCGCGAAGACGTACGGCGTCAGCACCGTCGTGGCCCGCAGGTACGTCGTACGGCGGCCGGCGTCGTCCTCGTCGAAGACCTCGTAGCCCATCGTGAACGACGCGGCCCGGAGCTCGGTGACCCAGCACTCGATGCGGATCGGGCGGAAGCGGAAGGTGAGCGGCGCGAGGTAGCTGACCTCGTGGCGCACCACGACGACGCCCTCCGTCAGCTCGGCGCCTTCAGGGCGGCTGGCGGGCACGTGCTTGCGGATCATGTCGACCCGCGCCTCCTGGAGGTAGTCGACATAGACAACATTGTTGACGTGACCCAGGAGATCCAGGTCGGCCCACCGCATCGGGCACTCGTAGACGTGGCGCACGCCTCGATGCTCCCAGACTCGGCGGACTGGTGCGTCAGTGCCCGTTTCAGTGGTGCGCGACGAGCCGGCCGTAGTAGGTCGGGATCGACTCACGGCGGATGAGACGGATCTTGCGGTTGCGGACGACGCCGCTGATCGCGACAGCCACGGTGAGGACCGCGGTGACGGCGGCAACCGCGAGGATCGACACCATGAACGCGGTCATGAACTCGGGATCGAAGTTGACCATGGGACTTCTCCTTTTTCTACATTTGTAGAATCTCTACGTCTGTAGAAACTACGCCTGTAGAACACTGGGGGCAAGTCGGGCTAGCGTGGGCTGTCTCACACCGTCGTCCGCACCGTTGACATTGCCGAGGAGGAGCCGTGCCCGAGCCGTCCCGCAGCGACATCAGTCCGCGCCGCCGGGCGATCCTCGAGGCCGCTCAGGCGGTCGTCGCCGAGCAGGGCCTGCGTGGGCTGACGCACCGCGCGGTGGACCGCGCGGCCGGTCTTCCCGAGGGCAGTACGTCGGCCTACCTGCGCACCCGCAAGGCACTCCAGCTCGCCCTGGCCGAGTACGTCGTGGGCCAGCACGCGATGGACGTGGAGGCCCTGTCGGTGCGACTGACCGAGTGCCAGGGCGATCCGGTCCGGGCCGCCGACGTCACCGGCGACCTGTTCCGGCGCTGGCTGCACGACCGCGACCGGCTGGTCGCCCGTCTCGAGCTCACCCTCGAGTCCGTCCGCGACGACGAGCTCTCCGAGCTGCTGGCGACCGCACGGGGCCAGCTCGTGGAAACGGTCGACCAGGCGCTCGCGACCGCCGGCAAGATGCACGACGCGACCCGGGCCGAGACGGTCGTGGCCGCCCTCGACGGCGTGCTGCTTGGTGGGCTGTTGAAGTCCCCACGCCAGCGGCCGGCGTACCTCCAGCGCTCGCTGACGCAGGTCTTCGCCTCCCTCAACGACGCCCCCGCGACGACCGTCTAGGGTGACGAGCGCAGTCACCGCCTTCCCAGATCGGAGCTTCCATGCCTGAGGCAGTCATCGTCTCCGTGGCCCGCACGCCCATCGGCCGCGCGAACAAAGGGTCGCTGAAGGACCTCCGGCCCGACGACCTCACCGCGTTCATCGTGAAGACGGCGCTCGACAAGGTGGAGGGTCTCGACCGCAACACGGTCGACGACCTCTACCTGGGTTGCGGGCTGCCCGGTGGTGAGTCCGGCAACAACATGGGCCGCATCGTCAACGTGCTCAACGGCATGGACGACGTGCCCGGCGCGACGATCACCCGCTACTGCGCCTCGTCGGTGCAGACCACGCGGATGGCGTTCCACGCGATCAAGGCCGGCGAGGGCGACGTGTTCATCTCGGCCGGCGTCGAGATGGTGTCGCGGTTCGCGAAGGGCACCTCCGACCACTGGCCCGACACCCAGAACCCGCAGTTCGCCGAGGCCCAGGCGCGCACGAAATCACGGGCCGAGGGCGGCTCTGCCGACTCAGGGGACTGGCACGACCCGCGCGACGACGGCACGCTGCCCGACGCCTACATCGCGATGGGTCAGACCGCCGAGAACGTCGCGAAGATGCGCGGCCTGTCGCGCCAAGAGCTCGACGAGTTCGGCGTGCGGTCGCAGAATCTCGCTGAGAAGGCGATCAACGACGGCTTCTGGGCGCGTGAGATCACTCCCGTCACGACCCCCGACGGCACCGTGGTCAGCACCGACGACGGCCCGCGCGCGGGCGTCACGTACGAAGGCATCAAGGACCTCAAGCCGGTCTTCCGCCCCGACGGTGTGGTGACCGCAGGCAACTGTTGCGCTCTGAACGACGGTGCGGCTGCCGTGGTGATCATGTCCGACACGAAGGCCGCCGAGCTCGGGCTGACCCCGCTCGCCCGCATCGTTTCGACCGGCGTATCCGCGCTGTCCCCCGAGATCATGGGCCTCGGCCCGGTCGAGGCCACCAAGATCGCCCTGGCCCATGCCCAGATGAGCATCGGCGACATCGACCTGGTCGAGATCAACGAGGCGTTCGCGGCGCAGGTCGTGCCGTCGTACCAGGATCTCGGCATCGACATCGACCGCCTCAACGTCAACGGTGGCGCGATCGCGGTAGGTCACCCGTTCGGCATGACCGGTGCGCGGCTGCAGAACACCATGCTCAACAGCCTCGACTGGCACGACAAGACCACCGGCCTCATCACCATGTGCGTCGGCGGCGGACAGGGCATGGCCCTGATCCTCGAGCGTCTCTGAGGATCGCGATGTCGGACAACGTCACGCCACTTCCGGTCCCGACCCGCTGGCTCGACGAGTCGCAGCAACAGATCTGGCGAGCCTGGATCCTCGGCAACACGTTGCTGATGGGCCGGCTCGACGACGACCTGCGCCGCACCCACAACCTGTCACTGGTCGAGTACGAGATCCTCGTGCGGCTCTCCGAGCGGCCGGCCCGGCGGATGCGGATGGCCCAGCTCGCCGACGCGCTCGCCCACAGCCGGAGCCGGGTGACGCACACCATCGACCGCATGGAGAGGTCGGGCTACGTCACCCGTGCGCCGTCTCCCGACGACGGCCGCGGCATCGTGGCGACCATGACCGACGCCGGCTTCGCGCTGCTCGAGAAGGCCGCGCACGCCCACGTCGACGGCGT
This is a stretch of genomic DNA from Nocardioides sp. InS609-2. It encodes these proteins:
- a CDS encoding MarR family transcriptional regulator, producing MSDNVTPLPVPTRWLDESQQQIWRAWILGNTLLMGRLDDDLRRTHNLSLVEYEILVRLSERPARRMRMAQLADALAHSRSRVTHTIDRMERSGYVTRAPSPDDGRGIVATMTDAGFALLEKAAHAHVDGVRENLVDLASPEDLEAIGRVLNAVADHLIAAHPEMELR
- a CDS encoding thioesterase family protein, which translates into the protein MRHVYECPMRWADLDLLGHVNNVVYVDYLQEARVDMIRKHVPASRPEGAELTEGVVVVRHEVSYLAPLTFRFRPIRIECWVTELRAASFTMGYEVFDEDDAGRRTTYLRATTVLTPYVFATGRPRRISETEREILTRFLEPTEKRPRVKLDPPPEDTRAHFPLYVRFSDVDVYGHVNNVKYFEYFQESRIQMLSGLTPGLGHEHETLGVVVAQTDVDYRVPILFREEPYDVWAHVSHVGNKSFTIESEIRDGDTLLSRARVVVVVFDAQTQRSTEPSAEYRARLTRAS
- a CDS encoding mechanosensitive ion channel family protein → MSALPPTLSLLPTSDCTSGEIVCGWVRDATDSEQAAEVADVLIGAPLAIVGLILLGVVLRWFLHRLVDRVVRHAEEGMVPDRLSRVVGARAKLGRSAEPPHDVATSTRRVQRAKTMGSLLNSIISGIVVAVFGTMVLSEMNVDIAPIIASAGIIGVAFGFGAQSLVKDFLSGIFMIVEDQYGVGDVVDLGEANGTVEAVSLRVTRLRDVNGTVWYVRNGEIVRVGNMSQNWARTVLDVAVGYGEDLSQVRRVLKDIAHDLWVDEEFKGQIIEEPEIWGVESMTADSVNVRVTLKTAPMEQWAVAREMRERIKARFDHEGIEMPHRLVSRLDMPLTPVAAEPAPPVDPAPGERQ
- a CDS encoding acetyl-CoA C-acetyltransferase, which encodes MPEAVIVSVARTPIGRANKGSLKDLRPDDLTAFIVKTALDKVEGLDRNTVDDLYLGCGLPGGESGNNMGRIVNVLNGMDDVPGATITRYCASSVQTTRMAFHAIKAGEGDVFISAGVEMVSRFAKGTSDHWPDTQNPQFAEAQARTKSRAEGGSADSGDWHDPRDDGTLPDAYIAMGQTAENVAKMRGLSRQELDEFGVRSQNLAEKAINDGFWAREITPVTTPDGTVVSTDDGPRAGVTYEGIKDLKPVFRPDGVVTAGNCCALNDGAAAVVIMSDTKAAELGLTPLARIVSTGVSALSPEIMGLGPVEATKIALAHAQMSIGDIDLVEINEAFAAQVVPSYQDLGIDIDRLNVNGGAIAVGHPFGMTGARLQNTMLNSLDWHDKTTGLITMCVGGGQGMALILERL
- a CDS encoding globin — encoded protein: MSSPDTELSFYDEIGGEATFRTIVDTFYAGVAEDDVLRPLYPEQDLGPATERFTLFLIQYWGGPTTYSEARGHPRLRMRHAPFAVTPLAKDRWLLHFRAGLDAAKLTPAQDEQFWDYVTHAAQFMVNSLE
- a CDS encoding TetR/AcrR family transcriptional regulator; its protein translation is MPEPSRSDISPRRRAILEAAQAVVAEQGLRGLTHRAVDRAAGLPEGSTSAYLRTRKALQLALAEYVVGQHAMDVEALSVRLTECQGDPVRAADVTGDLFRRWLHDRDRLVARLELTLESVRDDELSELLATARGQLVETVDQALATAGKMHDATRAETVVAALDGVLLGGLLKSPRQRPAYLQRSLTQVFASLNDAPATTV